A genome region from Coleofasciculaceae cyanobacterium includes the following:
- the aat gene encoding leucyl/phenylalanyl-tRNA--protein transferase, whose protein sequence is MKINIPSIIEGYSQGYFLMSEDDELDWYSSRQRTLIPLDERFRYPKSLQRVLNQEKFTVAIDRDFQAVCEGCADRDRTWISEELMDIYLALHEAGWAHSFETWQGDELAGGILGIAIKGAFIGESMFYRITEGSKVAMVKLVEHLRKKQYLLFDAQLQNSHLERFGSYIISSAKYKKLLHEAMMENCFFS, encoded by the coding sequence ATGAAAATTAATATTCCTTCGATTATTGAAGGATATAGTCAAGGCTACTTTTTAATGTCAGAGGATGATGAATTGGACTGGTACTCTAGTCGCCAGCGTACCTTAATTCCCTTGGACGAGCGTTTCCGCTATCCGAAATCTTTACAAAGAGTACTTAACCAGGAAAAGTTTACAGTGGCGATCGACCGTGATTTTCAAGCAGTTTGTGAAGGCTGTGCCGATCGCGATCGCACCTGGATTTCTGAAGAATTAATGGATATATATCTTGCTTTACATGAGGCAGGGTGGGCACACAGTTTTGAAACCTGGCAGGGAGATGAATTAGCGGGAGGAATATTAGGGATCGCGATTAAAGGTGCTTTTATTGGTGAATCAATGTTTTATCGTATTACCGAAGGTTCTAAAGTGGCAATGGTGAAACTAGTCGAGCATTTACGCAAAAAGCAGTATTTGCTGTTTGATGCTCAACTGCAAAATTCTCACTTGGAACGTTTTGGCTCTTATATTATTAGTTCAGCAAAATATAAAAAATTGCTGCACGAGGCAATGATGGAGAATTGTTTTTTTTCCTAA